The Candidatus Bathyarchaeia archaeon genomic sequence TCTCATGGGGCTTAACGCTCAGGAATATCAAGAGATCCCCTGAAGGGGAACCGTCCTCTCCGGGATCGCCCATGCCAGCCATCCTCAGCCCATACCCCGTGTCAACCCCTCGCGGGATCTGGACCGCAATCCTCCTCATCCTCATAACCTTACCGGAGCCACCGCAGCTCGGGCATGGGAAATCGATCACCGATCCGGCGCCGCCACAACGGCCACAGGTCTCCACTTGGACGAACCTCATGAAGCCCCTTGAGCTCTCATATCTGACCTGCCCAGTGCCCTTGCATTCTGGGCAGGGCCTTGGCTTCGTACCGGGCTTGGCCCCAGATCCCCCGCAATGGTCGCAGGTTACATATGTGGGGATCTTGAGCTCTTTCTCGACCCCTCTCGCGGCCTCCTCAAGAGTTATCTCCAAATCGTATCTTATATCTCGCCCCCTCTTGGGCTCCTTGACGCCTTGTCGCCTTCCGAATAGAATGTCGAAGAGGCTTCCGAATCCCCCAAGGCCAAATCCCAAATCCCTGAATATATCCTCGAAGTCAGCTCCTCCGAAGATGTCCTCTTGGCTATATCTGCCCTCTATGCCCGCGTGGCCATAGAGGTCGTATTGCCGGCGCTTTTCATCGTCAGATAGCACGGCATAGGCTTCTGAGATCTCCTTGAACCTTTCCTCCGCATCGGGGGATTTATTCCTATCCGGGTGATATTGTAGCGCCAGCCTCCTGTAGGCCGCCTTTATCTCCTCCTTGGTTGCGTTCCTCGGGACGCCGAGGATCTCATAGTAATCCTTCTTGGACATTCGCGCATTACCGATCCTACTCACTTCTTATCTTCATCAACTACCCTATAATCGGCATCGACAACCTTTCCGCTGGACCCACGCTCCCCGGAGGACCGTTGAGCCGCTCGTTGATAGGCTGCCATCCCGATCTCCTGCAGGACTTTAGAGAGCACCTCTGAGGATGCCTTTATCCTCTCCACGTCCTTCCCTTGGAGGGCCTTCCGCAACTCCTCGACCCCTTTATCGATCCTCTCGACCTGCTCCCCGCTCAACTTCAAGTCCTTCTTCGTCCTCTCTGCGGTATATATCAGCGATTCCGCTTGGTTCCTGAGTTCCGCCTCCTCCCTCCGCTTCCTATCTTGCTCGGCGAATTGCTCCGCCTCCCTGATCATTCTCTCCTTCTCCTCCGGGGATAGTTTCATGGAGGAGGTTATCGTGATCTTCTGCTCCTTCCCGGTGGCGAGGTCCTTCGCGGAAACGTGAAGTATCCCATTCGCGTCTATGTCGAAGGTCACCTCTATCTGGGGGACGCCCCTCGGCGCCGGCGGTATCCCGACTAGGTTGAACTTGCCCAGCGAGAGGTTATCCGCCGCCATCGGCCGCTCGCCCTGTAGGACGTGTATGGTCACGGTTGTTTGGAAGTCCTCGGCCGTTGTGAATATCTGGCTCCTTCTGACCGGT encodes the following:
- the dnaJ gene encoding molecular chaperone DnaJ: MSKKDYYEILGVPRNATKEEIKAAYRRLALQYHPDRNKSPDAEERFKEISEAYAVLSDDEKRRQYDLYGHAGIEGRYSQEDIFGGADFEDIFRDLGFGLGGFGSLFDILFGRRQGVKEPKRGRDIRYDLEITLEEAARGVEKELKIPTYVTCDHCGGSGAKPGTKPRPCPECKGTGQVRYESSRGFMRFVQVETCGRCGGAGSVIDFPCPSCGGSGKVMRMRRIAVQIPRGVDTGYGLRMAGMGDPGEDGSPSGDLLIFLSVKPHEIFERYGDDLLCEVRIGFSEAALGAEIEVPTLDGPAKLRIPPGTQTGTVFRLKGKGMPKLDGFGRGDELVRVVVQTPTRLTQRQRELLSQFAKEEELIGPRYIPRAK